The genomic window GGATCAATTAATACTTTTACATCTCTTGTATCTACATATGTAGCCATAGACCTAACTCCTAAACTTTCTGATGCTATTGGTATGATTTTCATAAACATCACTTAATGATATTTAAATATACTATTAGTATAATTATAAAAATATAAATAATACTCTACCTCTACAAAAACTAAGAGTTATAGAAGGTGAAACATTATGATGGCTGTTAATAAATTAGATAAAGTAGATATAAAAACACTTGAAAAGATAGCTAAGAGAGTTAGGTATAAAGTTGTTAAAATGATAGGTTTAGCTAAATCTGGACATCCTGGGGGGAGTTTATCTGCTGTGGACGTAATGGTAGCTCTATACTTTGCCATAATGGATTATGATCCAAACAAAAAAGATAGAGATAGGTTTGTTTTAAGTAAAGGTCATGCTGCTCCAGCTTTATATGCTATACTCTCAGAGCTTAATATTATTGATGAAGAAGAACTCTGGAAGTTAAGAAAGTTGGAAGGAAAACTTCAAGGACATCCATCTATGGACACTCCTGGAGTTGAGATAGCTACAGGTTCATTAGGACAGGGATTCTCTGCAGCAGTAGGGATGGCTTTAGGTTATAAGATAGATAAATTAGATAAACACATTTATGTCCTCCTAGGAGATGGAGAGTGTCAAGAAGGTATAGTTTGGGAGGCTGCAATGGCTGCTGCACACTATAAATTAGATAATCTAATTGCCATAGTTGATAGAAACTTCTTACAGATAGATGGGCATACAGAAGATGTTATGGCTCTTGGTAATTTAGCTGAAAAATTTAAAGCGTTTGGATGGGATGTTTTTGAAATAGATGGGCATAACTTTAAAGAGATAATAGAAACAATAGAAAAAGCAAAATCTCTAAAGAATGGTAAGCCAAAGATGATTATTGCATATACAACAAAAGGAAAAGGAGTTTCATTCATGGAAGGTAATGTAGGGTTCCATGGAAAAGCCCCTAATGAAGAACAGCTAAAAATAGCTTTAGAAGAATTAAAAGAGGGAAAAAATGATTAAAATTGGAGCATCTATCTTATCAGCTGACTTCAGATTTTTAAAACATGAGATTGAGAAAGTAGAAAATGCGGGAGTGGATTTTATACATGTGGATATGATGGATGGTCATTTTGTGCCTAACATAAGTATGGGTATAGGAATAGCAAATTATGTAAAGAAAATAACAAATCTTCCAGTAGATGTCCATTTAATGGTTGAAAATGCTGATATATTTTTAAATGAGTTTAAGGATATGGATTTTATAACATTTCATATTGAAGCTGTAAGATTTCCATTTAGAATGATAAACAAAATAAGAGAACTGGGTGCTAAGCCAATAGTTGCTATAAATCCTGCAACCCCATTAGATATGATTGAATATATCTTAGAAGAGGTTTATGGTGTTTTACTTATGACTGTTGAACCTGGATTTTCTGGGCAGAAATTTATAATGCCTATGCTAAAAAAGATAAAAAGATTAAAGAATTTGATAGAAGAGAATAATTTAGAAACAAAGATATTAGTAGATGGAGGAATAAATAGAGAAACAGCTTATTTAGCTGTAAAATCTGGGGCAGATTGGTTAATAGCTTCATCAGCTATCTTCAGAAATCCTGATGTGAATAGGGCTGTTAAAGAATTAAGAGAATCAGCTTTAAAAGCTTTAGGTGAGAGAAATGAAATTAACAGGAGTTTATAAAGGAATGAGAAAAGGTTATGGAGAAACACTGATAGAGCTTGGTAGGAAGTATGAGAATTTAGTTGTTTTAGATGCTGACCTTTCTAGTTCAACTCAGACAGCGATGTTTGCTAAAGAGTTTCCAGATAGATTTTTTAATGCAGGGGTTGCTGAACAAAATTTAATGGGTATGGCTGCAGGATTAGCTACTACAGGAAAGATAGTTTTTGCCTCCTCATTTGCTATGTTTGCTGCTGGAAGACCTTGGGAGATAATAAGAAATTTAATAGCATATCCAAAGCTAAATGTTAAAATAGTAGCTACACATGCAGGGATAACTGTTGGAGAGGATGGGGCTTCTCACCAAATGTGTGAAGATATTGCTATAATGAGAGCTATCCCTAATATGGTTGTAATAGCTCCAACAGATTATTACCATACAAAAAATGTTATCAGAGAGATAGCAAAATACAATGGTCCAGTATATGTAAGAATGCCAAGGAGAGATACTGAAATAATTTATGAAAGTGAAGAAGAGGCAAGTTTTAAAATAGGAGAGGGAAAAATATTATTTGATGGGGATGATATTACAATAATAGCTACTGGAGAAGAAGTTCCTGAAGCTTTGAGGGCTAGAGAGATTTTAAAAGAGCATGGAATATCCGCACAGATTATAGAAATGGCTACTATAAAACCTTTAGATGAGAAAATACTAAAGAAGAGTAATAATTTTATTGTTACTGTTGAAGACCATAATATTATTGGTGGTTTAGGTTCAGCTGTTGCTGAGGCTATAGTTAATGATGATAAGAAACTACTAAGAATTGGAATAAATGATGTTTTTGGAAAGAGTGGAAAGGCTGAAGAATTATTAAAATATTATGGATTGGATGGAGAGAGTGTAGCTAAGAGAATATTGAAGGTGATAAAAAATGAAAAAGGGTACTGAACTTTTAAAAAGAGGATTTGCAAAGATGGTAAAGCATGGAGTAGTTATGGATGTAACCAATGTTGAACAAGCTCAAATAGCTGAAGAAGCTGGAGCTGTTGCAGTAATGGCTTTAGAAAGAGTGCCAGCAGATATTAGGAAAGAGGGAGGAGTAGCAAGAATGTCTGATCCTGCTTTAATAGAAGAGATAATGGATGCTGTATCCATCCCAGTTATGGCAAAATGTAGAATCGGCCATACAGCTGAAGCTAGGGTGTTAGAGGCTATAGGTGTAGATATGATTGATGAAAGTGAAGTTTTAACTCAAGCTGACCCATTCTTCCACATATATAAGAAGAAATTTACAGTTCCATTTGTTTGTGGAGCTAGAAATTTAGGTGAGGCTGTTAGAAGAATATGGGAAGGGGCAGCAATGATAAGAACTAAAGGAGAAGCTGGAACAGGTAATGTTGTTGAGGCTGTTAGACATATGAGATTAATGAATGAAGCTATAAGACAGATATCAGAGATGGATGATGAGTCAATATATGAAGTAGCTAAAGTCTTTTCAATGAGATATGCTGAACTAGCAATGCAAGTTAGAGAGAGTTTGGGCTACCCTCATGAAGTTTTAGAAAATGAGCCTATATATGAAGGATTTACTCTAAACGAGATTATAGATGGAATATATAAAATTTTATTAGAAATAAAAAAGATAAAAAGATTACCTGTCGTTAATTTTGCTGCTGGAGGAATAGCTACACCAGCTGATGCAGCATTAATGATGAGCTTAGGATGTGATGGAATATTTGTAGGTTCAGGAATATTTAAATCAGAAAATCCATTAGAAATGGCAAGAGCTATTGTTGAGGCTACATACAATTATGATAAACCAGAAGTTGTAGCTGAAGTTAGTAAAAATCTTGGAATGCCTATGAAAGGGATTGATGTTACAAAACTAAAAGAAGAAGAGAAGTTACAAATAAGGGGAGATTGAATTATTTAACTCTTTCAAGCTCACTAACTATACTCCAAATTTGAGTTCTTGTGTGTAAAGGCATGTTTGGATCATTACTTATTTCATCTAAAATATGTATTGCTGTAGCACTTCTAACTATTGGTTCCTCTTTTTCATTTAAAACAACATTCTTAGCTTTCTCAGCAGCAGCTCTTATGTTTCTAGGAACTGTTGTATCATTTATTATTTCATCTAACATCATAGCTACTCCTTTTAAAATCTCTTCTGGAGATCTTTCATCTTTTGCCACAGTCCCAAATACCATCTTTCTCACCTCTTACAAGTTTTAATATTATATAGCTATATTTAATAGTTAAGCTTAAAGAATAATATTAAGATTATGGTGAGTAACACATGTGTGGAATTATTGGATATATTGGGAACAAAAAGGCTTCTGAAGTTCTATTAAATGGCCTTAGAAGATTGGAGTATAGGGGATATGATAGTTGTGGAATTGGGGTAATTGATGAAGATTTAATAATAAAAAAAGATGTTGGAAAAGTTGAAGAGGTTGCTAAGAAAGAAGATTTTTTAAGTGTTAATGGTAATATTGGTGTAGGACATTGTTTACATCCAGATACATATGTTGTCTTATCAGATGGGAGAATAAAAAAGATTTCTGAAATTGATGAAGATGAGGTTTTATCAGTTAATTTTAATGATTTTAAATTATATAAGAAAAAGATTATAAAATTTAAGCACAAATCTCCAAATATATTATATAAAATAAAAACTGATTTTTCTGAGCTATTAACTACTGGAGAGCATAAGATTTTTGTTTTAGAAGAAGGAAAAATAGTAGAGAAATGTGTTAAAGATTTAAATGGAAATGAATTAGTTGGAGTTGTTAGAAAAATAGATTATAAATTTGATAATAATGAAATGAACCCCGAGCTATTACAAATTATTGGATATACTATTATTAAAAAACACATTAAAAATGGAACACTGTTTTTAAGAGACAGGGAAAGGGAAGTTTTAGAAAAATATAGAGAGTTATTTACAAAGATTTTTAATATAAATGGAATTATTAAAAAAGAGGAAGATTATTATCTATTAGAAATAAACAGCAAAGAATTAATTAACTGGTTTAAAAATAATGTTCCAGAGCTATTTCATCAAAATGAAAAAACTCCAAGTTTTGTATTTAAATTAAGTAATAGTTTATTAGCATCATATTTAAAAGGGGTATTTGACTCATCATATGTTGATGATAAGATTTACTTAGAAATAAACTCTGAAGAGTTTTTAAGAGAAACTCAGTTCTTACTTTTAAGATTTGGAATTTTAGCCTCATATTCAAAAAATGGGAAGTTTAAGATTATTATAGATGATAAGATATCATTAGAGTCTTTTAAAAAGTATATTGGTTTTACTTCAAAGAGTAAATTGGAGAAGTTAAATAAAATAGAAGGAAATGAAAATTTAAAATACTTTAATGGAAACATAGTTTGGACTAAATTTAAAATTGAGAAAGTAGAGTCAGATGTTGAATATGTTTATGACTTAGAAGTTGAAGATTTTCAAAATTTTATTGGAAATTTAATAATCAATCATAACTCAAGATGGGCAACACATGGGAGAGTTTGTAAAGAGAATGCTCACCCACATACAGACTGTAAAGATGAAATTGCTGTAGTTCATAATGGAATAATTAGTAATTACAGAGAGTTAAAAGATGAATTAATTAAAAAAGGACATAAGTTTAAATCAGAAACTGATTCAGAGATTATTGCTCATTTAATTGAAGATTTAATAGAAGATAATTCAGAAGAAGGATATATTAAAGCTGTAAAAGAAGCTATAAAGAGATTAGAAGGAAGTTATGCTGTTGCTATTATAAATAAAAGATTTCCAAATATACTTATTGGAGCTAAAAATGAAAGTCCATTAATAGTTGGTATTGGAGAAGATGAAGCATTTTTGGGTAGTGATATTACAGCCTTCTTAGAATATACAAATAAAGCTATCCCATTATATGATGGAGATATTGTTATTATAAAAAAAGGAGAAAATGGTTTAGATATAAAAATTGAGAACAATGGAAAAGATGTTAAAAGGGAGGTTATAGAAATAAATTGGGATATTAACCAAGCAGAGAAAAAGGGTTATCCCCATTTTATGTTAAAAGAGATAATGGAACAGCCAGAAATACTGAAGATTTCATCTAAAATATCTAGTGAAGAAATAAAAAAATTAGCTAAGCTAATAAAAGATAGTGAAAAAGTATATTTCATTGGAATGGGGACATCTTATCATGCCTGTATATATGCTGAATATCTCTTTTCTAAGTTAGGGAAACTTGTCATAGCCTGTGATGCATCAGAATTTTTAAATAAAGGAGTTGTTGATGAAAAAACTTTAGTGATAGCTTTGACACAGAGTGGAGAGACATATGATACATTAAAAGCTATGAGGTATGCTAAAGAAAGAGGAGCTAAAGTTGGAGCTATAGTAAATATCCTTGGATCAACTGCCACAAGAGAGGCTGATATAACTGTATTAATGGGAGCAGGACTAGAAATTGCTGTTTGTGCTACAAAAACATTTACTTCACAGCTGATGATAATATATAGACTATTCATTGAATTTGGAAAACTTTTAAATAAGGATATGGCTGTTTATGAAAGAGCTATAGAGAAGATACCAAAGTATGTTAAGGAAGTTTTAAATAAAAAAGATTATATTGAAAGAGTAACAAAAGATTTAAAAGTTAATAATTATATCTTTATATCTAGAGGAATTAATATTGTTAGTGCATTAGAAGGTGCTTTAAAGTTTAAAGAAATAACATATCTGCATGCTGAAGGGATGAGTGCAGGAATGTTAAAGCATGGGACAATATCCTTAATAGATGAAAGAATGGATACTATAGCTATTGTTCCTCCAAAAAATTCCAGAGTTTTTAACTCAATTATATCAAATATTGAAGAAGTTAAAGCAAGAAATGGAAAAGTTATAGCTATAACCCCTGTAGAAATAGAGACAGCTGATTATAATATCATAACTCCAAATGTTATAGAGGAAATCTCTCCTATAATATATGCTCCAGCTTATCAATTATTAGCTTATTATAAGGCAGTACAATTAAATAGAGATGTAGATAAACCAAGAGGATTGGCTAAGAGTGTTACTGTGGAGTGATAAATATGGTTTTTGAAAAAATAATAAAAAAGATAAGAGGAAATAAAGATCTTCCAAAACCTGTAGAAGTTCCTGAAGAGGAAGAGTATGAGGTAATAGGTGAAGAGACACAAACAGTAATTTTAGATGAAGAAGAGAAAAAGGAGGAGGTTAAAGAAATTATTAAAATTGAAAAAATACTTCCAAAACTTTTTGTTGTTAGGATAAAGCATCCTTTAGACTTTAGAGAGATTAAAGGACAGATTCCTGACTATGATGTGATTATCATAAACTTTGAAGAAGTTCCTGAAGAAGCAATTATAAAAGAGATTACAGATTTTAAAAGCTATTTAGATACAATAAATTATAGATATGGATTAGTTTCTGAAAATGTTTTATTATGCTTTAGAAATGATGTTGAATTAGATAAATATGTTTCAAAAATAAAAGAAGATGTTGAGGAGATTAAAGAATGAGAATTGCTATAACAGGAACCCCTGGTGTAGGAAAAACAACAGTATCAAAAGTTTTAGCAAAAAGATTAAATATGGAAGTTATTGACATAACTGATGTGGTAAAGAGATATAGGTTGTATATAGATTATGATGAAGATATGGAATCATATGTTATAGACTTTGAAAAATTAAATAATTTTTTAAAAGATAAAGATAATATTATCTTAGATGGTCATGTTTCACATCTGTTAAATCCTGATTATACTATTGTATTAAGATGTGATCCAAAGATTATAGAAGAGCGTTT from Methanocaldococcus villosus KIN24-T80 includes these protein-coding regions:
- a CDS encoding transketolase; the protein is MMAVNKLDKVDIKTLEKIAKRVRYKVVKMIGLAKSGHPGGSLSAVDVMVALYFAIMDYDPNKKDRDRFVLSKGHAAPALYAILSELNIIDEEELWKLRKLEGKLQGHPSMDTPGVEIATGSLGQGFSAAVGMALGYKIDKLDKHIYVLLGDGECQEGIVWEAAMAAAHYKLDNLIAIVDRNFLQIDGHTEDVMALGNLAEKFKAFGWDVFEIDGHNFKEIIETIEKAKSLKNGKPKMIIAYTTKGKGVSFMEGNVGFHGKAPNEEQLKIALEELKEGKND
- the rpe gene encoding ribulose-phosphate 3-epimerase, whose product is MIKIGASILSADFRFLKHEIEKVENAGVDFIHVDMMDGHFVPNISMGIGIANYVKKITNLPVDVHLMVENADIFLNEFKDMDFITFHIEAVRFPFRMINKIRELGAKPIVAINPATPLDMIEYILEEVYGVLLMTVEPGFSGQKFIMPMLKKIKRLKNLIEENNLETKILVDGGINRETAYLAVKSGADWLIASSAIFRNPDVNRAVKELRESALKALGERNEINRSL
- a CDS encoding transketolase family protein, which codes for MKLTGVYKGMRKGYGETLIELGRKYENLVVLDADLSSSTQTAMFAKEFPDRFFNAGVAEQNLMGMAAGLATTGKIVFASSFAMFAAGRPWEIIRNLIAYPKLNVKIVATHAGITVGEDGASHQMCEDIAIMRAIPNMVVIAPTDYYHTKNVIREIAKYNGPVYVRMPRRDTEIIYESEEEASFKIGEGKILFDGDDITIIATGEEVPEALRAREILKEHGISAQIIEMATIKPLDEKILKKSNNFIVTVEDHNIIGGLGSAVAEAIVNDDKKLLRIGINDVFGKSGKAEELLKYYGLDGESVAKRILKVIKNEKGY
- the pdxS gene encoding pyridoxal 5'-phosphate synthase lyase subunit PdxS, which gives rise to MKKGTELLKRGFAKMVKHGVVMDVTNVEQAQIAEEAGAVAVMALERVPADIRKEGGVARMSDPALIEEIMDAVSIPVMAKCRIGHTAEARVLEAIGVDMIDESEVLTQADPFFHIYKKKFTVPFVCGARNLGEAVRRIWEGAAMIRTKGEAGTGNVVEAVRHMRLMNEAIRQISEMDDESIYEVAKVFSMRYAELAMQVRESLGYPHEVLENEPIYEGFTLNEIIDGIYKILLEIKKIKRLPVVNFAAGGIATPADAALMMSLGCDGIFVGSGIFKSENPLEMARAIVEATYNYDKPEVVAEVSKNLGMPMKGIDVTKLKEEEKLQIRGD
- a CDS encoding UPF0147 family protein, which codes for MVFGTVAKDERSPEEILKGVAMMLDEIINDTTVPRNIRAAAEKAKNVVLNEKEEPIVRSATAIHILDEISNDPNMPLHTRTQIWSIVSELERVK
- the glmS gene encoding glutamine--fructose-6-phosphate transaminase (isomerizing), with product MCGIIGYIGNKKASEVLLNGLRRLEYRGYDSCGIGVIDEDLIIKKDVGKVEEVAKKEDFLSVNGNIGVGHCLHPDTYVVLSDGRIKKISEIDEDEVLSVNFNDFKLYKKKIIKFKHKSPNILYKIKTDFSELLTTGEHKIFVLEEGKIVEKCVKDLNGNELVGVVRKIDYKFDNNEMNPELLQIIGYTIIKKHIKNGTLFLRDREREVLEKYRELFTKIFNINGIIKKEEDYYLLEINSKELINWFKNNVPELFHQNEKTPSFVFKLSNSLLASYLKGVFDSSYVDDKIYLEINSEEFLRETQFLLLRFGILASYSKNGKFKIIIDDKISLESFKKYIGFTSKSKLEKLNKIEGNENLKYFNGNIVWTKFKIEKVESDVEYVYDLEVEDFQNFIGNLIINHNSRWATHGRVCKENAHPHTDCKDEIAVVHNGIISNYRELKDELIKKGHKFKSETDSEIIAHLIEDLIEDNSEEGYIKAVKEAIKRLEGSYAVAIINKRFPNILIGAKNESPLIVGIGEDEAFLGSDITAFLEYTNKAIPLYDGDIVIIKKGENGLDIKIENNGKDVKREVIEINWDINQAEKKGYPHFMLKEIMEQPEILKISSKISSEEIKKLAKLIKDSEKVYFIGMGTSYHACIYAEYLFSKLGKLVIACDASEFLNKGVVDEKTLVIALTQSGETYDTLKAMRYAKERGAKVGAIVNILGSTATREADITVLMGAGLEIAVCATKTFTSQLMIIYRLFIEFGKLLNKDMAVYERAIEKIPKYVKEVLNKKDYIERVTKDLKVNNYIFISRGINIVSALEGALKFKEITYLHAEGMSAGMLKHGTISLIDERMDTIAIVPPKNSRVFNSIISNIEEVKARNGKVIAITPVEIETADYNIITPNVIEEISPIIYAPAYQLLAYYKAVQLNRDVDKPRGLAKSVTVE
- a CDS encoding adenylate kinase family protein — encoded protein: MRIAITGTPGVGKTTVSKVLAKRLNMEVIDITDVVKRYRLYIDYDEDMESYVIDFEKLNNFLKDKDNIILDGHVSHLLNPDYTIVLRCDPKIIEERLRKRGYKDKKVLENVQAEILDVCLCESKGKVYEIDTTNRDVEDIVNEIIEAIKEGKERKGIVDWLSKYYEYLEI